A genomic region of Passer domesticus isolate bPasDom1 chromosome 37, bPasDom1.hap1, whole genome shotgun sequence contains the following coding sequences:
- the CDC42EP2 gene encoding cdc42 effector protein 2, with translation MISPPLGDFRHTIHVGSGGEADTFGDISFLQGKFHLLPRGDAGERGGAEATAPFEFSRTATMSGGEAAAPSPLLKNAISLPALGAAQALTLPAAQAPPKPPRLHLDEAAASPASPPSPPSPSCPRLAANGEAEPFLSHAGSLLSLHVDLGPSILEDVLQVMDRHQAERGAGARPEILT, from the coding sequence ATGATCAGCCCTCCGCTGGGCGACTTCCGCCACACCATCCACGtgggcagcggcggcgaggcCGACACCTTCGGGGACATCTCCTTCCTCCAGGGCAAGTTCCACCTGCTGCCCCGCGGCGACGCCGGCGAGCGCGGCGGCGCCGAGGCGACGGCGCCGTTCGAGTTCTCGCGCACGGCCACCATGTCGGGCGGCGAGGCGGCCGCGCCGTCGCCGCTGCTCAAGAACGCCATTTCCCTGCCGGCGCTCGGTGCCGCGCAGGCACTGACCCTGCCCGCGGCGCAGGCCCCGCCGAAACCCCCGCGGCTGCACCTGGACGAGGCCGCGGCGTCACCGGCGTCGCCGCCGTCGCCGCCGTCGCCGTCGTGCCCCCGGCTGGCCGCCAACGGCGAGGCCGAGCCCTTCCTGTCGCACGCCGGCTCGCTGCTGTCCCTGCACGTCGACCTGGGGCCGTCCATCCTGGAGGACGTGCTGCAGGTCATGGACAGGCACCAGGCCGAGCGCGGCGCCGGCGCGCGGCCGGAGATCCTGACGTGA